From Elaeis guineensis isolate ETL-2024a chromosome 16, EG11, whole genome shotgun sequence, a single genomic window includes:
- the LOC105059714 gene encoding phospholipase A1-Ibeta2, chloroplastic-like, translating into MHVGSTIAAPRPISQVRTAFPYHGCRRASIQPLRTTATAAATTTSTQTHLANLERLLQKQSSSPPLFTPNPGKDPDSPDSTSGGGGGGGGGLLSALNLPSLFPSSRKQPEEMSPRTLTRLHRLLYDSPRPSPRGPIASRWRHYHGAADWAGLLDPLDENLRRELVHYGDLVQAAYHAFHSHPEASLDAPRHVALPDRSYRVTRSLFATASVELPRCLDRFAAPWMTQRSSWIGYVAVCDSDHEIRRMGRRDIVIALRGTATCLEWAENFRAGLVPVDDGSDNSTLRSPHAPKVECGFWSLYKTAGDRVPSLSASVVEEVRRLVNQYKGEELSITVTGHSLGAALAVLVADELSSSIPDAPPIAVFSFGGPRVGNRGFADRVEGGGVKVLRVVNAHDMVTRVPLGVAPPEAAERDLGSKWWPARVLERMDGYADVGRELRVDSRASPYLRPDADPACCHDLEAYLHLVDGFMGTDYPFRSNAKRSLARLLSQQGGNVKKLYMSKARELRIGQLDPSPAAAAATATATAAGGGALSRVPSCLASPSS; encoded by the coding sequence atgcatgTCGGCTCCACCATCGCCGCTCCTCGACCCATCTCGCAGGTCCGAACCGCTTTCCCCTACCACGGATGCAGGCGAGCCTCCATCCAACCACTAAGAACTaccgccaccgccgccgccaCCACCACCTCCACCCAAACCCATCTTGCCAACCTCGAACGCCTCCTCCAGAAGCagtcctcttctcctcccctcttcacCCCCAACCCAGGCAAAGACCCCGACTCCCCTGACTCTACCtcaggcggcggcggcggcggcggcggcggcctcCTCAGCGCCCTCAATCTGCCCTCCCTCTTCCCCTCCTCCCGCAAGCAGCCGGAAGAGATGTCCCCTCGGACCCTCACCCGCCTCCACCGCCTCCTCTACGACTCCCCACGCCCCTCCCCCCGCGGCCCCATCGCCTCCCGCTGGCGCCACTACCACGGTGCTGCCGACTGGGCTGGCCTCCTCGACCCCCTCGACGAGAACCTCCGCCGTGAGCTCGTCCATTACGGCGACCTCGTCCAGGCCGCCTACCACGCCTTCCACTCCCATCCCGAAGCCTCGCTCGATGCCCCCCGCCACGTTGCCCTCCCTGACCGCTCTTACCGCGTCACCCGTTCCCTCTTCGCCACTGCTTCCGTCGAGCTCCCCCGCTGTCTCGACCGCTTCGCCGCCCCCTGGATGACCCAGCGCTCCAGCTGGATTGGCTACGTCGCCGTCTGCGACAGCGACCACGAAATCCGCCGCATGGGCCGCCGCGACATCGTCATCGCCCTCCGCGGCACCGCCACCTGCCTCGAGTGGGCTGAGAATTTCCGTGCCGGCCTTGTCCCGGTTGACGACGGCAGTGACAATTCGACATTGAGGTCGCCTCATGCACCGAAGGTGGAATGCGGCTTCTGGAGCCTGTACAAGACGGCCGGCGACCGCGTGCCGAGCCTTTCGGCGTCGGTGGTGGAGGAGGTTCGCCGGCTGGTAAATCAGTACAAAGGGGAGGAATTAAGTATCACCGTAACGGGACACAGCCTTGGGGCGGCGCTGGCGGTGCTAGTGGCGGACGAGCTGAGCTCGAGCATACCAGACGCGCCGCCGATAGCCGTGTTCTCATTCGGCGGGCCGCGGGTGGGGAACCGGGGGTTTGCCGACCGGGTGGAAGGTGGGGGAGTGAAGGTCCTACGCGTCGTAAATGCGCACGATATGGTGACGAGGGTACCATTAGGGGTGGCGCCACCGGAGGCGGCGGAGAGGGACCTCGGGAGCAAATGGTGGCCGGCGAGAGTTTTGGAGCGGATGGATGGTTACGCCGACGTCGGGAGGGAGCTGAGGGTGGACAGCCGGGCGTCGCCGTACCTACGGCCGGATGCCGACCCGGCGTGCTGCCACGACCTGGAGGCGTACCTCCACTTGGTGGACGGCTTCATGGGCACCGACTACCCCTTCCGGTCCAATGCCAAGAGGAGTTTGGCCCGGCTGCTCAGCCAGCAAGGAGGGAATGTCAAGAAGCTCTACATGAGCAAGGCCCGGGAACTCCGGATCGGCCAGCTCGACCCGTCCCCCGCCGCCGCAGCCGCCACCGCCACCGCCACCGCCGCCGGCGGCGGCGCGTTGTCCAGAGTCCCGAGTTGCCTCGCCAGCCCGTCATCATGA